One Methanobrevibacter sp. genomic window carries:
- the bsh gene encoding choloylglycine hydrolase, producing MCTAANYNSKCHYFGRNFDYEISYDEEIAVVPRNYVLKFNHMDDLETHNAITGIAAGVLKQYPLFYDAVNEKGLGMAGLNFENYAVYNDEIIDGKTNLAQFEFIPYVLGSCDTLAEAKKLMEEVNITNESINPKLPASAMHWMLADKTGKAIVVEATENGVEVFDNDVGILTNAPGFELQTFNLNNYLKISNKQPENIFDKDFKSFLYSRGMGGLGLPGDYSSMSRFVKGVFVRSNSVAKDDEVSAVNQFYHILGSVEQPKGCTFIRDPELYEYTIYSSCMNLDKCIYYYKTYENFSINKMELLKQDLDGSELVFEKLKTEEL from the coding sequence ATGTGCACAGCAGCAAATTATAATTCAAAATGCCATTATTTTGGCCGTAACTTTGACTATGAAATATCATATGACGAAGAGATTGCAGTTGTTCCTAGAAACTACGTTTTGAAATTCAATCATATGGATGATTTGGAAACCCATAATGCAATTACAGGCATTGCAGCTGGAGTATTGAAACAATATCCATTGTTCTACGATGCAGTAAACGAAAAAGGTTTAGGAATGGCTGGGTTGAACTTTGAAAACTATGCAGTATACAACGACGAAATCATTGACGGCAAAACCAACCTTGCACAGTTTGAGTTCATACCATATGTTTTAGGAAGCTGTGATACCTTGGCTGAAGCTAAAAAGCTCATGGAGGAAGTCAACATCACCAACGAAAGCATCAACCCAAAATTGCCTGCTTCAGCAATGCACTGGATGCTTGCAGATAAGACAGGAAAAGCAATCGTTGTGGAAGCAACCGAAAACGGCGTTGAAGTATTCGATAACGATGTAGGTATCCTAACAAACGCTCCAGGATTTGAATTGCAAACATTCAACCTTAACAACTACTTGAAAATCTCAAACAAACAGCCAGAAAACATTTTCGACAAGGACTTCAAAAGTTTCCTCTACAGCAGAGGAATGGGTGGTTTAGGATTGCCTGGAGATTACTCTTCAATGTCCAGATTCGTAAAAGGAGTGTTTGTACGTAGCAATTCAGTCGCTAAAGACGATGAGGTAAGTGCTGTAAACCAGTTCTACCATATTCTAGGTTCCGTAGAGCAGCCAAAAGGATGCACATTCATTCGCGACCCTGAACTGTACGAATATACAATATACAGTTCCTGCATGAATCTTGACAAATGCATCTATTATTACAAAACCTATGAAAATTTTAGTATCAATAAAATGGAGCTCTTAAAACAAGATTTGGATGGTTCCGAATTGGTATTTGAAAAATTAAAAACAGAAGAGTT